In one window of Mytilus trossulus isolate FHL-02 chromosome 7, PNRI_Mtr1.1.1.hap1, whole genome shotgun sequence DNA:
- the LOC134726477 gene encoding uncharacterized protein LOC134726477: MSSNFLQDLICSRIGIENGTGLSTFEDDLGVWTITPSNNVKWERQNRIEDHTRVSHETLLFSENGTSIDLGKWYNISVDVNGIGPFKIILEAAFYNNKSKTVEAISVDDTSIAYRPCKGEQIDTTCQDISKPVRIECETQFLVGDIKLSLEPVYKTDCQEETIETDLNYVCRNNFKKSEQCYYSVFERRNKSEDCYECMKNISVKYLCIGITEETEKTSIGSSTTYDSIGLAAGVSGGVLLTIIAIIVILSLRGSNSCDCVAKNITSFRRYGQESRITETGVYECSNISSRLSDHAYDSFECANYYNMKNVPNSS; the protein is encoded by the exons ATGTCATCCAACTTTCTACAAGATTTGATCTGTTCACGCATTGGTATAG aaaacgGGACCGGTTTAAGTACTTTTGAGGATGATTTGGGAGTATGGACTATCACACCATCAAATAATGTGAAATGGGAACGTCAAAATCGTATTGAAGACCATACAAGAGTAAGCCATG AGACACTACTTTTTAGTGAGAACGGAACTTCTATAGATCTCGGGAAATGGTACAATATATCTGTAGATGTAAATGGAATAGGTCCATTCAAGATAATCTTAGAAGCAGccttttacaataataaaagtaaaacagtAGAAGCTATATCGGTAGATGATACATCGATAGCGTATAGGCCTTGCAaag GAGAGCAAATAGATACTACCTGCCAGGATATAAGTAAACCAGTAAGAATAGAATGTGAAACACAGTTCCTTGTAGGTGACATTAAATTATCACTAGAACCAGTATACAAAACCGATTGTCAAGAAGAAACTATTGAAACTGACTTAAACTACGTTTGcagaaataactttaaaaaatcggAACAATGTTATTACAGTGTGTTTGAACGTAGAAACAAATCTGAAGACTGTTACGAGtgtatgaaaaatatttctgtaaagtaTTTGTGCATCG GTATAACAGAAGAAACAGAGAAAACATCCATTGGGTCATCTACCACATATGATAGCATTG GATTAGCAGCTGGCGTTAGCGGAGGCGTACTACTTACAATCATAGCTATCATTGTTATATTAAGTTTAAGAGg GTCAAATAGCTGTGATTGTGTGGCGAAAAATATTACGTCCTTCAGGAGATATGGACAAGAAAGTAGAATTACAGAAACTGGTGTCTATGAATGTTCAAATATTTCCTCGAGATTATCTGACCACGCTTATGACTCGTTTGAATGCGCAAATTATTACAACATGAAAAATGTTCCTAATTCCTCTTAA